Proteins encoded in a region of the Zea mays cultivar B73 chromosome 2, Zm-B73-REFERENCE-NAM-5.0, whole genome shotgun sequence genome:
- the LOC100282087 gene encoding uncharacterized protein LOC100282087 encodes MPPRSDHAAGSGAAAAATQAHFDSIDPLFHVLRVLPFSFLLPPRTRLRLPSNLALPSPMTVFSLILLTYFAVVSGLVYDVIVEPPGIGSAQDPGTGAVRPVVFLPGRVNGQYIIEGLSSGFMFLLGGIGIILLDLAVDRTRPRSLRVSFGSAGAVAVVIAYAMAMLFLRIKIPGYLW; translated from the coding sequence ATGCCCCCTAGATCGGATCACGCCGCCGGCAGCGGCGCCgcggcggcggccacgcaggcccACTTCGACTCCATCGATCCACTCTTCCATGTGCTCCGCGTGCTACCCTTCTCCTTCCTCCTGCCGCCGCGCACCCGCCTGAGGCTGCCGTCGAACCTGGCGCTTCCCTCTCCCATGACCGTCTTctccctcatcctgctcacctacTTTGCGGTCGTCTCCGGACTCGTGTACGACGTCATCGTTGAGCCCCCTGGCATCGGCAGCGCCCAGGACCCCGGCACTGGCGCCGTCCGCCCCGTCGTCTTCCTTCCAGGGCGCGTCAACGGCCAGTACATCATCGAGGGACTCTCCTCCGGGTTCATGTTCCTCCTTGGCGGCATTGGCATCATCCTCCTCGACCTCGCCGTCGACCGCACGAGGCCCCGGAGCCTCCGCGTCTCGTTTGGAAGCGCCGGCGCAGTCGCCGTTGTCATCGCCTACGCCATGGCCATGCTCTTCCTCCGCATCAAGATCCCCGGCTACCTCTGGTGA